The Alosa sapidissima isolate fAloSap1 chromosome 5, fAloSap1.pri, whole genome shotgun sequence genome has a window encoding:
- the ruvbl2 gene encoding ruvB-like 2: MTAQMATTKVPEIRDITRIERIGAHSHIRGLGIDDALEARQVSQGMVGQLAARRAAGLILEMIRDGHIAGRAVLIAGQPGTGKTAIAMGLAQSLGPDTPFTSMAGSELFSLEMSKTEALTQAFRKAIGVRIKEETEIIEGEVVEIQIDRPATGTGAKVGKLTLKTTEMETIYDLGSKMIESLTKERVTAGDVITIDKATGKISKLGRSFTRARDYDAMSAQTQFVQCPEGELQKRKEVVHTVSLHEIDVINSRTQGFLALFSGDTGEIKSEVREQINAKVSEWREEGKAEMIPGVLFIDEVHMLDMECFSFLNRALETDLSPVLIMATNRGITRIRGTNYQSPHGIPIDLLDRLLIIATSPYTEKETRQILKIRCEEEDVELSEEAHTVLTRIGMETSLRYAIQLISTAGLVCRKRKGTEVQVEDIKRVYSLFLDEARSSQYMKEYQDSFLFNETQSAQMETS, encoded by the exons ATGACCGCACAG ATGGCCACCACAAAGGTCCCGGAGATCCGTGACATAACCAGGATAGAGAGAATTG gagcacactcacacatccggGGTCTTGGAATAGATGATGCATTGGAAGCAAGACAG GTGTCTCAGGGAATGGTTGGGCAGTTGGCAGCAAGACGCGCTGCTGGTCTGATTCTGGAGATGATCAGAGATGGACATATTGCAGGGCGTGCCGTTCTCATCGCTGGGCAGCCTGGCACAGGAAAGACTGCCATTGCCATGG GTCTTGCCCAGTCTCTTGGCCCGGATACCCCCTTCACCTCCATGGCTGGGAGTGAGCTCTTCTCCCTGGAGATGAGCAAGACCGAGGCACTCACTCAGGCTTTCCGCAAAGCCATCGGAGTCCGAATCAA GGAGGAGACCGAAATCATTGAGGGAGAAGTGGTGGAGATCCAGATTGACAGACCAGCCACAGGGACT GGGGCCAAGGTGGGCAAACTCACTCTGAAGACCACTGAGATGGAGACCATTTATGACCTTGGAAGCAAAATGATCGAGAGTCTGACTAAGGAGCGTGTCACTGCTGG AGATGTCATCACCATTGACAAAGCCACTGGGAAAATCAGTAAGCTGGGACGTTCTTTCACCAGAGCTAGAGATTACGATGCTATGAGTGCTCAG ACCCAGTTTGTCCAGTGCCCAGAGGGGGAGCTGCAGAAGCGGAAGGAAGTGGTCCACACAGTGTCCCTGCACGAAATCGACGTCATCAACAGCCGCACGCAGGGCTTTCTTGCCCTCTTCTCCG GTGACACAGGTGAGATCAAGTCGGAGGTGCGGGAGCAGATCAATGCCAAGGTGTCTgagtggagggaggaggggaaggcGGAGATGATCCCAGGG GTGCTCTTCATAGATGAGGTCCACATGCTGGACATGGAGTGCTTCTCGTTCCTGAACCGCGCCCTGGAGACTGACCTCTCCCCCGTGCTCATCATGGCCACTAACAGAGGCATCACACG TATTCGTGGCACAAACTACCAGAGTCCTCATGGGATCCCCATCGACTTGCTGGACAGACTTCTGATCATCGCCACCTCACCTTACACCGAGAAAGAGACGCGACAGATTCTCAAGATCAG gtgtgaggaggaggatgtggaGCTGAGCGAGGAGGCCCACACCGTCCTGACGCGCATCGGAATGGAGACGTCGCTGCGCTACGCCATCCAGCTCATCAGCACCGCCGGCCTCGTCTGCCGCAAGCGCAAG GGCACTGAGGTGCAGGTGGAGGACATCAAGCGTGTGTACTCTCTGTTCCTGGACGAGGCGCGCTCCTCCCAGTACATGAAGGAGTACCAGGACTCATTCCTCTTCAACGAAACAC AATCTGCCCAGATGGAGACCTCGTAA